The DNA segment TGCAGCCGCTCGTCTTCCAGTTGCCGCAAGCGCGGCGGTAGCGGCTCGGCGGCGCGGCGGTCATGCTCCGCCAGCGCATGGGCCACCACGCGCCGGATCTCCGCGCTGCGGGTGGCGGCATCCATCCGGTTCAGATCGACGAGGCTGCGTCCGCGCCAGAACTCCTCCAGCGCGGCATGCAGCAGCGAGCCGCGCGTTCGCGCGTCGAGGCCGAAAGTCGGCGCCGGCAACACGGCGGCACCGAGCCGGTATTGATAGAAACCCCAGGCCGGGCACACCGCCTGCGCCTTCAGCAGCGCCGTGCCGCCGCGAATGTGCTCGTTCGCGCCGACCGGAGGCGCCCGCGCATCATCGATGCGCGCCAAGCCGGGCTCTTCCGCATGCGGTGGTATCGGCGCAGTTGCCAACTCGCGGCGCGATATGTTCGCCAGCAGCGGACTCGACCGCAAAGGCCGCTCGCCTTCGCGCTGCGCCCACGAAAACACCACTTCACCCGCGCTGGCGCACCACGCGGCTTGCAGGGCTTGCGCCTCGACGGCAAGGCTGTCGGCGCGGGCGGCAGAGATGCCGGCGCGACGCTGCAACTCGGCGGGCAGCAGCGGATTTGGACGCGGCGCCGGCGGCCAGGCGCCTTCGTTGAGCCCCATGACCCAGAGCGCATCGACGGCGCCGGCCAGCGCATCGTCCACAGTGCAAACCTCGATCCGCGCCACAGTGCGACGCGGCGGCTCGAAGGCGTGGTCGCGACACTGCCGCTGCAACTGGCGCAGGGCTTCGCCGGCATCGACCCGGCCCATGACGGCGTCCAGCGCCAGCAGGCCGCCCAGGCCTTCGCGCAATTTATCGCAGGCCGCGCGTTCGGCAACGAGCAAGGCGCGTTGCCCGGGCCAGCCGAGCGCCGCCAGCCACTCGCCGAAGCTCTTGCCCCAGGCCGACGGCGCTTGCCGGCGCGGCGCACGCCTTGCGGCTTCGAGCAGCGCGCCGAGATGCGCCACCAGTTGCGGCGCCTGCAGGCGCAAGGCCGGGTCGGCGCAGAGGCGGCCGACGCCGCGCTGCAAGCGTTCGAGGCTGGTTTCGGGTGGCAGCAATTCGCGCAAGCCGGCCTCGATGCGGGCGCGGGCATCGGCTTCGTCAACATCGGCCGACCAGCCTGTTCCGCAGAGCAGGGCGCCGAATTCGACCTGCGCCACGCGCTGCGAATGCACCAGCACTTGCAGCAGGCGCAAGGCGACATCGACCAGCGGCTCGGCTGCCAGCGGGGACCCGGCGACGAAGGCATGATCGCGCTCCTGCGCGACCCACCCGGCGCCCACCGCGCCGGGATGGAGCACATCGTCGAGCGCGGCTTCGAGCAGCCGCCGGCGTACCTGCAGGTCGGCGACGGCGATGCGAACGCGAGTCGAGGCGTCGCGCGCCAGCCAATCGCGCGCCCACTTCGCGGCATCCATGCATTCAGCTTCGGCATCGGCCAGTTCGGCGCCCGCCGCAGGCACGGTTTCGCCACGGGCGAAGTCGAGTTGGAACAGCTCGACGCCGCGCGCCTCCAGCACCACCAGCAGGCGCGAAATCATCGGATCGGGTGCAATGAAGCCGGCAATGCCGATCCGCGCCGGCAGGCCGCCGATGCCGCGCTCGATGCACTCGATGCGCCAGGCCAGCGTTTCGTCCGCCGTGCGCCAGCCGCCGACCCGGCAGGCCTCGGCCACTTTTTCCCGCCAGCGCCGGAAGGCGCGGTATTCCTCGGTTTGCAAGGCGTCGGCCACCTCGATGCGCCACGCGCGCTCCAGATTCGCCGCCTCCATCGCGGCCAGCGCCATGCCCTCGCGGTCGAACAGTTCCGCCGCCGCGCCGGCATCGGTGGCGATGGCCTGCTCCCACAGGCTGCGTTCCTGCGCCCGGGTGAGGAAAGCGCCGGGCACGCCAGCCGGGGGAATTTCGCCGCGCAGCAGCGCGCCGGACGTAACGTGATCGAGCCACTGCGCCGGCGTCGCGCTCTGCAGCGCCTGCCAGGTGACGGCGCCACGCGCGGCCTGCAATGCTCCATGCGCCCGCCGCAGGCTGCCCGCCAGCCGCGCCGTGGCGCACAGCACCACCGGCTCCGGACCTCCGCGCAGTTCGGCCAGATTTACTTCGGGCAGATCGGGACGAATCATCGCGGATCAGAGGAAACCAATGGCGCGCTTGGGTTTGGCCTTGCGTGCCTGATCGTCCGCGATCAATTGCTTGATGGCATCGAAGATCGTCGAGAACTGCTCGTCGTATCGCATTTCCATGGCCTCGATCTTGCGGGCGAGGTCGCGATTCGAGTCCATCAGCCGGCGCAACTGGACGAAGGTGCGCATGATGGCGATGTTCACTTCAACCGCACGCGGCGAGCGCAACACGCTGGAGAGCATGGCAATCCCTTGCTCGGTGAAGACGTAAGGCACAGCACTGATCTTGCGCCGCGATGCGGTCGCGGGTTGGGGCCTCGCGGGGCTGGCCTTGGTGGATGAGGTCACAGATTGTGACCTCATCTGCGCCCATTCCTCGGCCGTAAGCTGGAACATGAAATCTACCGGAAACCGCTCCAGATTTCTCTTTACTGCCTGGTTGAGAACTTTTGTGCCCACACCATAAAGTTCCGCGAGGTCAGCATCCAGAAGTACTTTCTCGCCACGAATCACCAGAACGAGCGGAGCAAGATTTTCAGGTTTGGGAGTGAGCTTGGGCATTGAAGGAATGATCACCCGGCCAGCGGCAACATCAGCGCACCAATGGCGCACAGCGTGGTGGTGACGATGAACACGGCGAGATCGACGGGATAGACGGCTTGATCGGCAGACATGGCACTTCCTCCTTGAGAATGGAGAACAGTCTGCACGACCCAAGGCTCATGGGATGAGCCTGTCGTCCCTAGTCAGCAATTCGGGCGCCTGCACGTCGCGCGGCAGCGCCTCGACCGGATTCAGGTCGGCGATTTCCTTGTCCTCGCCGGCCACCTTGAGGTCGCGGAACTTGCGGGCGGAGACGAGGACGCGCGTCTCCATCGAGGCCACCGACTTGTTGTAGGCGCCGACCGCCTCGCCGAGGTTCCTGCCGACGCGGCCCCAGTGCTCGGTCACCGTGGCGATGCGCTCGTACAGCTCCCGCCCGAGCAGGCTGATGCGCTCGGCGTTCTCGGTCAGCGCCTGCTGCGTCCAGCCATAGGCGACGGCGCGCAGCAGCGCGATCAGTGTGGTCGGCGTGGCGAGGATGACGCGCGCATCGACCCCGGCCTCGATCAGCGAGGGGTCGGCTTCCAGCGCCGCCGAATAGAACATTTCGCCGGGCAGGAACAGCACGACGAAATCGGGCGAAGGCTGGAACTGCTCCCAGTAGGCCTTCTGGCCGAGCTTTTTCAGATGGTCGCGCACCTGCCGCGCATGGTCGAACAGCTTGCGCTTCTTCTCTTCCTCGTCGCTCGCTTCCAGCGCTTCGAGGTAGGCGGCCAGCGGCGCCTTGGCGTCGACCACGATGTTCCTGCCGCCGGGCAGCTTGACGATCATGTCGGGGCGCAGGCGGCCGTCTTCGGTGGTGGTGCTTTCCTGTTCGAAGAAGTCGCAGTGGTCGAGCATGCCGGCCATTTCGACCACGCGCTTGAGCTGCAGCTCGCCCCAGCGGCCGCGCGTCTGCGGCGCACGCAGGGCCTTGACCAGGTTGCCGGTCTCCATGCGCAGGGCGCCCTGCGCCTCGGCCATGGCGCGCACCTGTTCGGTCAGCGTGGCGTAGGCATCGACCCGCGATTTCTCGATGCCCTGGATCTGCTGCTCGAATTTCTCCAGCGAAGTCTTGACCGGCGCCACCAGTTCGCCGATGGCGAGCTGCCGCTTGTCGAGATCGGTCTTCGCCGATGCCAGCGCCGCCGCCTGCTGCGCCTCCAGCGTAGCGCGCGCGAGTTCGAGGAAGGACTGGTTGTTCTTCGCCAGCGCGTCGGCGGAGATCACCTTGAAGGCGTCGGCGAAGCTGTCGCGCGCGGCTTCGAGCGTGGCCTGGCGTTCGGCGAACAGCGCCTGGTCCTTTTCCAGTTCGGTTTGCAGCGTGGCGCACCGTACCGCCAGCGCCGACTCCCGGCCACGCAAGGCCGCCAGTTCGCCTTCCTGCGCCGCCAGCCGCGCCTGCGCTTCCTTCAGACGCGCGGCGAGAACCACGGCGACCAGTCCGCCGCCGATCAGGAGTCCAACCACCAATGCAATGCCGATTTCCATGCCGTGCTCAACCCGAATTCATTGTCAAAAGCGAGAGTATCACTCGTGCATGGCTCACGGGACGAGCCTTACTCGTTGAAGCCGCGAATCAGCCGCCCCGCCTTCTTGGTCGGCCGGCCTTTCAGGTCGGCGCCGGGCATCGGCGCCAGGCGGCGAAGCTCCTGCTGCCGGGCGCGCCGGGCCGTGCTGTCGGCGGTCTCTTCATAGAGCAGGCGGGCTTCGGCCGCCGGGCGGCGCTGCGCATTGAGGCCCTGCACGATAACCGTCCAGCGCACTTCGCCGGCGACAATTTCGAGTTCGTCGCCCGGCTGCAGTTCGCGCGCCGGCTTGACCTGCTGGCCGTTCCACTTGACCTTGCCGCCATCGACCGCCGCCGCGGCCAGGCTGCGCGTCTTGAAGAAGCGCGCGGCCCAGAGCCACTTGTCGATGCGCTGGCGTCCGTGTTCGCCAGCCTCACTCATGGAACACGACAAATTCCGCGAGTCCGGCACGCTCCGTCTGCAGGCTGTTTTCGATCGCCGCCGGATCGGCGTGGCCCAGCGACATGCCGCAGACCAGTTGCTCCCTCGGTCCGAAGCCGAGGACGTCGGCGATGATGCGGTGGTAGTCGAGCCAGGCCACCTGCGGGCAGGTATCGAGGCCGCGGGCGCGGGCCGCGAGCATGACGTTTTGCAGGAACATGCCGTAGTCGAGCCAGCCGCCCTGCCCCATGCGCCGGTCGATGCTGAAGATCAGGCCGACCGGCGCGCCGAAGAATTCCAGGTTGCGCCGCATCTGCGCCTTCATGCGCTCCGCGTCGCCCTTGCG comes from the Sulfuritalea hydrogenivorans sk43H genome and includes:
- a CDS encoding PD-(D/E)XK nuclease family protein codes for the protein MIRPDLPEVNLAELRGGPEPVVLCATARLAGSLRRAHGALQAARGAVTWQALQSATPAQWLDHVTSGALLRGEIPPAGVPGAFLTRAQERSLWEQAIATDAGAAAELFDREGMALAAMEAANLERAWRIEVADALQTEEYRAFRRWREKVAEACRVGGWRTADETLAWRIECIERGIGGLPARIGIAGFIAPDPMISRLLVVLEARGVELFQLDFARGETVPAAGAELADAEAECMDAAKWARDWLARDASTRVRIAVADLQVRRRLLEAALDDVLHPGAVGAGWVAQERDHAFVAGSPLAAEPLVDVALRLLQVLVHSQRVAQVEFGALLCGTGWSADVDEADARARIEAGLRELLPPETSLERLQRGVGRLCADPALRLQAPQLVAHLGALLEAARRAPRRQAPSAWGKSFGEWLAALGWPGQRALLVAERAACDKLREGLGGLLALDAVMGRVDAGEALRQLQRQCRDHAFEPPRRTVARIEVCTVDDALAGAVDALWVMGLNEGAWPPAPRPNPLLPAELQRRAGISAARADSLAVEAQALQAAWCASAGEVVFSWAQREGERPLRSSPLLANISRRELATAPIPPHAEEPGLARIDDARAPPVGANEHIRGGTALLKAQAVCPAWGFYQYRLGAAVLPAPTFGLDARTRGSLLHAALEEFWRGRSLVDLNRMDAATRSAEIRRVVAHALAEHDRRAAEPLPPRLRQLEDERLQALLAIWLEVEARRAPFRVIACEEHHELDIEGLPVRVVIDRIDQLADGRLVVIDYKSGRNDSAASWAEARIKEPQLPIYAALAFPDRDVAAVALARVTPDKPGFLGVSEDEGLLPEVKPLAAQRRLYAEEDFPDWPALRSLWAQRLTAVAREVRDGAAAVVFDAEKDIEYCDVRALLRVAERQQQFDEAGQLDGIPHGPLSAKGGDGCSPSVAAPKDEHP
- a CDS encoding ORF6N domain-containing protein, which gives rise to MPKLTPKPENLAPLVLVIRGEKVLLDADLAELYGVGTKVLNQAVKRNLERFPVDFMFQLTAEEWAQMRSQSVTSSTKASPARPQPATASRRKISAVPYVFTEQGIAMLSSVLRSPRAVEVNIAIMRTFVQLRRLMDSNRDLARKIEAMEMRYDEQFSTIFDAIKQLIADDQARKAKPKRAIGFL
- the rmuC gene encoding DNA recombination protein RmuC, with translation MEIGIALVVGLLIGGGLVAVVLAARLKEAQARLAAQEGELAALRGRESALAVRCATLQTELEKDQALFAERQATLEAARDSFADAFKVISADALAKNNQSFLELARATLEAQQAAALASAKTDLDKRQLAIGELVAPVKTSLEKFEQQIQGIEKSRVDAYATLTEQVRAMAEAQGALRMETGNLVKALRAPQTRGRWGELQLKRVVEMAGMLDHCDFFEQESTTTEDGRLRPDMIVKLPGGRNIVVDAKAPLAAYLEALEASDEEEKKRKLFDHARQVRDHLKKLGQKAYWEQFQPSPDFVVLFLPGEMFYSAALEADPSLIEAGVDARVILATPTTLIALLRAVAYGWTQQALTENAERISLLGRELYERIATVTEHWGRVGRNLGEAVGAYNKSVASMETRVLVSARKFRDLKVAGEDKEIADLNPVEALPRDVQAPELLTRDDRLIP
- a CDS encoding RNA-binding S4 domain-containing protein, which produces MSEAGEHGRQRIDKWLWAARFFKTRSLAAAAVDGGKVKWNGQQVKPARELQPGDELEIVAGEVRWTVIVQGLNAQRRPAAEARLLYEETADSTARRARQQELRRLAPMPGADLKGRPTKKAGRLIRGFNE
- a CDS encoding nitroreductase translates to MTPETLQAAVDAAMAGRHAVRAFLPTAIPRETIAEILGIAARAPSGTNLQPWRVHVLTGATRQTLVDAVCAAYDAAEPGHQAEYNYYPAEFFEPYLARRRKIGWDLYGLLGIRKGDAERMKAQMRRNLEFFGAPVGLIFSIDRRMGQGGWLDYGMFLQNVMLAARARGLDTCPQVAWLDYHRIIADVLGFGPREQLVCGMSLGHADPAAIENSLQTERAGLAEFVVFHE